The Citrifermentans bemidjiense Bem genome window below encodes:
- a CDS encoding DedA family protein, which produces MHEFFKEYLQVHGYWVLFLGTFLEGEAILIFAGFLAFGGYLNIYLVMLSALAGSFLGDQFYFHVGRRKGPFLLKFFSSIAKKFRKALKLIERYGTFVAFISRYTYGFRIVLPIILGMTPFPSRSFLYLNLASALSWSIVFSMAGYLFGKAAGLFIEDVGRYEPYLLLALGTIVFCFWISHFVAHWWRQRPARARLRRMKLRNLQNP; this is translated from the coding sequence GTGCATGAATTTTTCAAGGAATACCTGCAGGTGCACGGGTACTGGGTGCTCTTTCTGGGGACCTTCCTCGAAGGGGAGGCGATACTCATCTTCGCCGGGTTCCTCGCCTTCGGGGGGTACCTCAACATATATCTGGTGATGCTCTCCGCCCTTGCCGGGTCCTTTTTGGGCGACCAGTTCTACTTCCATGTCGGGCGCCGCAAAGGCCCCTTCCTCCTCAAGTTCTTCTCCTCCATAGCCAAGAAATTCAGAAAAGCCCTGAAGCTGATCGAGCGTTACGGCACCTTCGTCGCCTTCATCTCCCGCTACACCTACGGTTTCAGAATTGTGCTTCCCATCATCCTCGGCATGACGCCATTCCCCTCCCGGTCCTTCTTGTACCTTAACCTGGCATCCGCGCTCAGTTGGTCCATCGTCTTCTCCATGGCGGGGTACTTGTTCGGAAAAGCCGCCGGCCTCTTCATCGAAGATGTCGGGCGTTACGAGCCGTACCTGCTCCTCGCCTTGGGCACCATCGTCTTTTGTTTCTGGATCAGCCATTTTGTCGCTCACTGGTGGCGCCAGCGCCCCGCAAGAGCCAGGCTGAGAAGGATGAAACTCCGGAACCTCCAAAACCCTTAG